A DNA window from Betta splendens chromosome 6, fBetSpl5.4, whole genome shotgun sequence contains the following coding sequences:
- the mapk8ip1a gene encoding C-Jun-amino-terminal kinase-interacting protein 1a, giving the protein MDKYRPKRPTTLALFPQLPQAGTQDSINNNSLGKKDSWKEAHSSSPHITGDLAAVDVQPKVGDKVQHSTRRPAPKPPTANGAKGRGSAQTAPTAADSRTRALDRHVPAITHTQASSTPRSQRQGGGGGGGGGRGLGKGATAMRDRNLGEVKGKNGVTAGKEERRGGRLCESRERERDAPQRPREANGLKSRGGDRKGKVGAKAGNRGGFKQNNLMSSHEVYLTAMVVPRTPVAPRTQDQAPDPGQNHDGTQDNPPALSRSSSEGGSNRMSLSSDTEGPPPGPLHPSLSHRINPDISEEEGEVDNGPTHCPPAVDGTEPEVDPGGGGDPTAEADGTNSITQGDSVAAETVPKSEPTAGLEYDSVKYTLVVDEHAQLELVSLKDCLNGYEHNGDSDAETVYQSANEEEDPEYEEERKRREQIRKQERRKDDEKRRKEDETRKWREEDVKRRREEEVKRRRDVVARICKQTKVMSTTTSEEDESSGGKAAAPRSRKFLNLFADGHSPYSATGAESFGMFSCVLHGVERQQSHRAVYRFVPRHADELYLETDDPVLMLSQSEDLWCQGYNMRTGASGIFPAFYAVKVPRDMNHGQGGACMEQFLVRFLGSVQVPIHKGNDVLCAAMQKVVCNRRLAAQPPSVCVLEVSVEGVKISVQDQCHSANRGDRCFHFFQLKNISFCGCHPKHSKYFGFITKHPDQQRFACHVMVAESTLHPLAQCVGRAFQQYYKEHVGYSCPTEDIFIE; this is encoded by the exons ATGGACAAATATCGACCAAAGAGACCAACTACCCTGGCTCTGTTTCCACAGCTGCCACAAGCCGGCACCCAG GACTCCATCAACAACAACTCTTTGGGCAAGAAGGACAGTTGGAAGGAGGcccactcctcctccccacACATAACAG gGGATCTAGCTGCAGTGGACGTCCAACCCAAAGTTGGGGACAAAGTCCAGCACAGCACCCGCCGTCCAGCCCCCAAACCACCCACAGCCAATGGAGCCAAAGGCAGAGGCAGCGCTCAGACGGCGCCCACCGCCGCAGACAGTCGCACCCGAGCACTGGACAGACATGTGCCggcgatcacacacacacaggcttccaGCACACCGCGGAGTCAgcgacaaggaggaggaggaggagggggaggaggaagaggcctgGGTAAAGGAGCAACGGCAATGAGAGACAGGAACCTGGGAGAGGTCAAAGGAAAGAATGGAGTGACcgcagggaaggaggagagacgaggaggacgacTGTGTGAgtccagggagagagagagagacgcgccTCAGAGGCCGAGAGAAGCCAACGGGCTGAAAAGCCGGGGGGGCGACAGGAAAGGAAAAGTGGGCGCCAAAGCAGGGAACAGAGGTGGATTCAAGCAAAACAACTTAATGTCTAGCCACGAGGTTTATCTGACGGCCATGGTGGTTCCACGCACGCCCGTGGCACCGAGGACCCAGGACCAGGCCCCAGACCCAG GCCAAAATCACGACGGGACCCAGGACAACCCTCCTGCCCTTTCTAGGTCAAGCAGCGAGGGGGGGTCGAACAGAATGTCCCTCAGCTCTGACACAGAAGGGCCCCCACCAGGACCCCTTCACCCATCTCTGTCCCACCGAATCAACCCGGACATCAgcgaagaggagggagaggtggacAACGGGCCGACCCACTGCCCCCCGGCGGTGGACGGCACCGAGCCGGAGGTGGACCCGGGGGGGGGCGGGGACCCGACAGCGGAGGCGGACGGCACAAACTCTATCACTCAGGGAGATTCTGTAGCTGCTGAGACTGTACCAAAAAGCGAACCCACAGCGGGCTTAGAGTATGACTCTGTCAAATACACTCTGGTGGTGGATGAACAcgctcagctggagctggtcAGCCTCAAGGACTGCTTGAACGGTTATGAGCACAACGGGGACAGCGATGCAGAAACAGTGTATCAGTCGGCCAATGAGGAGGAAGATCCAGAgtacgaggaggagaggaagaggagggagcagatCAGGAAGCAAG AAAGGAGGAAAGACGACGAAAAAAGACGAAAGGAGGACGAGACCAGAAAgtggagggaggaagatgtgaagcggaggagagaggaagaggtgaagaggaggagagacgtgGTGGCCAGGATCTGCAAACAGACCAAGGTGATGTCGACCACTACGTCGGAAGAAGACGAGTCCAGcggaggaaaagctgcagctcccagaAGTAGGAAGTTCCTGAATCTGTTTGCCGACGGCCACAGCCCCTACAGTGCCACAG GCGCTGAATCCTTCGGCATGTTCTCCTGCGTCCTGCACGGCGTGGAGCGgcagcagagccacagagcCGTCTACAG GTTCGTCCCTCGGCACGCGGACGAGCTCTACCTGGAGACCGACGAcccggtgctgatgctgagccaGTCGGAGGACCTGTGGTGTCAGGGCTACAACATGAGGACGGGCGCCAGCGGCATCTTCCCCGCGTTCTACGCTGTCAAGGTGCCCAGAGACATGAACCACG GTCAGGGAGGCGCCTGCATGGAGCAGTTCCTGGTGAGGTTCCTGGGTTCGGTTCAGGTCCCCATCCATAAAGGCAACGATGTGCTGTGTGCTGCCATGCAGAAG GTGGTGTGTAACCGGCGGCTGGCGGCTCAGCCCCCCTCCGTGTGCGTGCTGGAGGTCAGCGTGGAGGGGGTGAAGATCAGCGTCCAGGACCAGTGCCACTCAGCCAACAGG GGCGACCggtgttttcattttttccagCTGAAGAACATCTCGTTCTGTGGCTGTCATCCAAAACACAGCAA ATACTTCGGTTTCATCACCAAACATCCAGACCAGCAGCGCTTCGCCTGTCATGTGATGGTGGCGGAGAGCACGTTGCATCCTCTGGCTCAGTGCGTGGG GAGGGCCTTCCAGCAGTATTACAAGGAGCACGTCGGCTACTCCTGTCCCACTGAAGACATCTTCATTGAATAG
- the tango6 gene encoding transport and Golgi organization protein 6 homolog isoform X2: MTSAILSALSVLTKPIAEASVHGAQCSEQEALQAALQANRALLLQRLESDSSLEEVRRLREEVMVAAVGWFSYETEDCTWSFVQECLLLLLAVARHLSTELECFKQGQAQTKRRTSEMAPPLPPDVLSVTHQKILGVTLQFVVSLGLCPYLSPGVGVSLGRRSTFGAVVEKLACSGTMPAAGRRLLTTTNALLQFAELSSLATLVFTQHLGDVMAALCQLGYQPQQAERGGQQMLQLNSEERQSCREALRNLLEKVYQPIVVKELLILQGGPKQSGALGGRAASGSSQAWLRRLCGQLLSERLMQPNGVQAVVRAILEGGTGGESDWRKCDAVARILVACPQQSASADSYYRQVCPQILDLLHFKDKPTAQQFQRVSTQVVLSMVQERPTFAQQYLLTPLLTPLQRCTSASYQDNSQAAVDEWELTRCVDDVYKIWVIGNSPSALLLKALQKVVPVVFTLFCFTKQNVSHLRAPCQEILLWYLSHSEASLSALRQLSGLQQQENDVVAGFHFSPGSEGGAKFRRRESSSDEDDALYEKLSGEQWRLECLMHLLAELKDSELPGDFFLSLLEELTSWTSTTATEEEEQELDVSAMTLLEVEQQLSGRAARRGQRLVLLQTLAAVVESLHHTVLLRKITQVLDFIVSLIQRACIDLGQAIGNPIEGQTLSMAMGLVATLLSGPQLSAEDYCAMSRLLLPLETLAQQHSDVVVQELASSLRTVIATHGAYQPANLSAAAQSSKNHEPLKNDNEFSKKKQKLQTGASNARNNPPLSSLGNNSPGGPASEMNVPDEGRTRVHESPAKPFSEWLLDACHPDVPTRAFALRILTQRVQSREPEAVQAQETVFKLFLENLEHEDSFIYLSAIQGLAVLADSYPESILTRLLRDFQHGPSLPTSDKEHSLETRLKVGEVLMRASRAMGELTPHLGRPLISIFLQGTKDPDQSVRASSLSNLGELCQRLDYALGPLAQELCSCLMAVIKTEKEAEVRRAAVHVIASLLRGLGDKTTQVLTDVLLDLYRALKWAIRCDPDEVVVLHAQLALEELDGVMKRLIFPQQKLEKKIVVLP; this comes from the exons ATGACTTCAGCCATCCTCTCAGCGTTAAGTGTTCTCACCAAACCTATTGCTG agGCGTCTGTGCATGGGGCTCAGTGTTCAGAGCAGGAGGCCCTGCAGGCGGCGCTGCAGGCTAACagagctctgctcctccagcggcTTGAGAGTGACAGCAGcttggaggaggtgaggaggctgagggaggaggtgatggtggCGGCAGTAGGCTGGTTCTCTTACGAGACAGAAGACTGCACGTGGAGCTTTGTGCAGGAAtgtcttctgctgcttctcgcTGTAGCTCGGCACCTCTCTACTGAACTCGAGTGTTTCAAGCAGGGCCAAGCTCAAACTAAGCGTCGCACATCTGAGATGGCTCCACCTTTACCTCCCGATGTTCTGAGTGTCACCCACCAGAAGATCCTTGGAGTTACTCTTCAGTTCGTGGTTTCTCTAGGGCTCTGCCCCTACCTATCTCCTGGAGTGGGGGTGTCACTGGGTCGCAGGTCCACCTTTGGAGCAGTGGTGGAAAAGCTTGCGTGCAGTGGTACGATGCCAGCAGCAGGACGCCGCCTTCTTACCACCACGAATGCGCTGCTGCAGTTCGCTGAGCTGTCGTCTCTTGCCACATTGGTGTTCACGCAGCATCTGGGTGACGTGATGGCAGCATTGTGCCAGCTGGGCTACCAGCCCcagcaggcagagagaggaggccAACAG ATGCTGCAGCTCAATAGTGAGGAACGTCAAAGCTGCAGAGAGGCTCTCAGGAACCTCTTAGAAAAAGTCTACCAACCAATCGTTGTCAAGGAGCTGCTGATCCTCCAAGGTGGACCCAAACAG TCTGGTGCATTGGGCGGAAGAGCAGCTTCAGGATCTTCTCAGGCCTGGCTGAGGCGTCTCTGTGGCCAGCTGCTCTCTGAGCGCCTGATGCAGCCCAATGGTGTCCAGGCTGTAGTTCGAGCCATTCTGGAGGGAGGAACAG GGGGCGAGTCAGACTGGAGGAAATGTGATGCTGTTGCCAGGATCCTGGTGGCCTGTCCTCAACAGTCTGCCTCAGCGGACAGTTATTACAGACAAGTTTGTCCTCAG ATCCTTGACCTCCTGCACTTCAAAGACAAGCCCACAGCTCAACAGTTCCAGCGCGTCTCCACCCAGGTGGTGCTCTCCATGGTGCAGGAGAGGCCCACCTTTGCCCAGCAGTACTTGCTGACACCTCTGCTCACACCTCTCCAGCGCTGCACCAGTGCCTCAT ACCAAGATAATTCACAGGCTGCTGTGGATGAGTGGGAGTTGACGAGGTGCGTGGATGACGTGTACAAG aTCTGGGTAATTGGAAACAGTCCATCAGCCCTTTTACTTAAAGCTCTACAAAAAGTTGTTCCTGTTGTCTTCACACTGTTCTGCTTCACCAAACAGAATGTCTCCCACCTACG CGCCCCCTGCCAGGAGATCTTGCTGTGGTACCTGAGCCACTCTGAAGCATCTCTGTCAGCGCTGAGGCAGCTTTcaggtctgcagcagcaggagaatgaTGTGGTGGCAGGTTTCCACTTCAGCCCAGGCAGTGAAGGAGGAGCCAAGTTCAGGCgcagagagagcagcag TGATGAGGATGATGCTCTGTATGAGAAACTATCAGGAGAGCAGTGGAGACTCGAGTGTCTGATGCATCTGCTGGCTGAACTCAAAGACTCCGAGCTGCCAGGAGACTTCTTCCTGAGCCTACTGGAG gagctgacCAGCTGGACCTCTACAACAgccacagaggaagaagaacaggaGCTGGATGTGTCGGCCATGActctgctggaggtggagcagcagctgtcggGCCGAGCTGCGAGACGGGGTCAGAGGCTTGTTTTGCTTCAGACGCTGGCAGCAGTGGTTGAGTCTCTGCATCACACGGTGCTGCTGAGAAAAATCACACAG GTGTTGGACTTCATTGTTTCGCTGATTCAAAGGGCCTGTATTGATCTGGGTCAGGCCATTGGAAACCCAATAGAGGGCCAGACTCTAAGCATGGCCATGGGATTGGTGGCCACTCTGCTGTCTGGACCTCAG CTCAGTGCAGAAGACTATTGCGCCATGTCGAGGCTGCTCCTGCCATTGGAGACGCTGGCACAGCAGCACTCGGATGTGGTCGTCCAGGAGCTGGCGTCCAGCCTCAGAACTGTCATTGCCACCCATGGCGCCTACCAGCCTGCAAacctcagtgctgcagctcagtcctCCAAAAACCATGAGCCCTTGAAGAATGATAATGAATTTTccaagaaaaagcaaaaactaCAAACTGGAGCAAGCAACGCAAGGAATAATCCTCCTTTATCCTCGCTGGGCAATAATTCACCTGGAGGACCTGCATCAGAAATGAATGTACCAGATGAAGGGAGGACTAGGGTCCATGAATCGCCTGCTAAGCCTTTTTCTGAGTGGCTGCTGGATGCATGTCACCCGGATGTGCCAACTAGAGCCTTTGCTTTAAGAATTCTTACCCAGAGGGTTCAAAGCAGAGAACCAGAAGCCGTCCAAGCCCAGGAGACAGTGTTCAAG ctctTCTTAGAAAACCTGGAGCATGAAGACTCATTTATTTACCTGTCAGCTATTCAAG GGCTGGCCGTTCTGGCTGATTCCTACCCTGAGAGCATCCTGACAAGGCTACTGAGAGACTTCCAACATGGCCCCTCGCTCCCTACATCTGACAAGGAGCACTCGCTGGAGACCCGTCTCAAAGTGGGAGAAGTCCTGATGCGGGCAAGCAGAGCCATGG GTGAACTGACGCCCCACCTCGGCCGTCCTCTGATTAGCATCTTTCTCCAAGGGACCAAGGACCCAGACCAGAGTGTTCGTGCCAGCAGTTTATCAAATCTTGGGGAGCTGTGTCAGAGACTGGATTATGCCTTAGGACCACTGGCTCAAGAG ctaTGCTCCTGCCTGATGGCGGTGataaagacagagaaggaggcagaggtgagGAGAGCTGCTGTCCATGTCATCGCCTCGCTGCTTCGAGGACTTGGTGACAAAACCACCCAG GTTCTCACAGATGTTCTGCTGGATCTGTACCGGGCTCTAAAATGGGCCATTCGCTGTGACCCAGATGAAGTGGTGGTGCTGCATGCCCAGCTGGCTCTGGAGGAGCTCGATGGCGTCATGAAGAGGCTCATCTTTCCTcaacagaagctggagaagaagaTCGTCGTCCTGCCGTAG
- the tango6 gene encoding transport and Golgi organization protein 6 homolog isoform X1, protein MTSAILSALSVLTKPIAEASVHGAQCSEQEALQAALQANRALLLQRLESDSSLEEVRRLREEVMVAAVGWFSYETEDCTWSFVQECLLLLLAVARHLSTELECFKQGQAQTKRRTSEMAPPLPPDVLSVTHQKILGVTLQFVVSLGLCPYLSPGVGVSLGRRSTFGAVVEKLACSGTMPAAGRRLLTTTNALLQFAELSSLATLVFTQHLGDVMAALCQLGYQPQQAERGGQQVHMMLQLNSEERQSCREALRNLLEKVYQPIVVKELLILQGGPKQSGALGGRAASGSSQAWLRRLCGQLLSERLMQPNGVQAVVRAILEGGTGGESDWRKCDAVARILVACPQQSASADSYYRQVCPQILDLLHFKDKPTAQQFQRVSTQVVLSMVQERPTFAQQYLLTPLLTPLQRCTSASYQDNSQAAVDEWELTRCVDDVYKIWVIGNSPSALLLKALQKVVPVVFTLFCFTKQNVSHLRAPCQEILLWYLSHSEASLSALRQLSGLQQQENDVVAGFHFSPGSEGGAKFRRRESSSDEDDALYEKLSGEQWRLECLMHLLAELKDSELPGDFFLSLLEELTSWTSTTATEEEEQELDVSAMTLLEVEQQLSGRAARRGQRLVLLQTLAAVVESLHHTVLLRKITQVLDFIVSLIQRACIDLGQAIGNPIEGQTLSMAMGLVATLLSGPQLSAEDYCAMSRLLLPLETLAQQHSDVVVQELASSLRTVIATHGAYQPANLSAAAQSSKNHEPLKNDNEFSKKKQKLQTGASNARNNPPLSSLGNNSPGGPASEMNVPDEGRTRVHESPAKPFSEWLLDACHPDVPTRAFALRILTQRVQSREPEAVQAQETVFKLFLENLEHEDSFIYLSAIQGLAVLADSYPESILTRLLRDFQHGPSLPTSDKEHSLETRLKVGEVLMRASRAMGELTPHLGRPLISIFLQGTKDPDQSVRASSLSNLGELCQRLDYALGPLAQELCSCLMAVIKTEKEAEVRRAAVHVIASLLRGLGDKTTQVLTDVLLDLYRALKWAIRCDPDEVVVLHAQLALEELDGVMKRLIFPQQKLEKKIVVLP, encoded by the exons ATGACTTCAGCCATCCTCTCAGCGTTAAGTGTTCTCACCAAACCTATTGCTG agGCGTCTGTGCATGGGGCTCAGTGTTCAGAGCAGGAGGCCCTGCAGGCGGCGCTGCAGGCTAACagagctctgctcctccagcggcTTGAGAGTGACAGCAGcttggaggaggtgaggaggctgagggaggaggtgatggtggCGGCAGTAGGCTGGTTCTCTTACGAGACAGAAGACTGCACGTGGAGCTTTGTGCAGGAAtgtcttctgctgcttctcgcTGTAGCTCGGCACCTCTCTACTGAACTCGAGTGTTTCAAGCAGGGCCAAGCTCAAACTAAGCGTCGCACATCTGAGATGGCTCCACCTTTACCTCCCGATGTTCTGAGTGTCACCCACCAGAAGATCCTTGGAGTTACTCTTCAGTTCGTGGTTTCTCTAGGGCTCTGCCCCTACCTATCTCCTGGAGTGGGGGTGTCACTGGGTCGCAGGTCCACCTTTGGAGCAGTGGTGGAAAAGCTTGCGTGCAGTGGTACGATGCCAGCAGCAGGACGCCGCCTTCTTACCACCACGAATGCGCTGCTGCAGTTCGCTGAGCTGTCGTCTCTTGCCACATTGGTGTTCACGCAGCATCTGGGTGACGTGATGGCAGCATTGTGCCAGCTGGGCTACCAGCCCcagcaggcagagagaggaggccAACAGGTGCATATG ATGCTGCAGCTCAATAGTGAGGAACGTCAAAGCTGCAGAGAGGCTCTCAGGAACCTCTTAGAAAAAGTCTACCAACCAATCGTTGTCAAGGAGCTGCTGATCCTCCAAGGTGGACCCAAACAG TCTGGTGCATTGGGCGGAAGAGCAGCTTCAGGATCTTCTCAGGCCTGGCTGAGGCGTCTCTGTGGCCAGCTGCTCTCTGAGCGCCTGATGCAGCCCAATGGTGTCCAGGCTGTAGTTCGAGCCATTCTGGAGGGAGGAACAG GGGGCGAGTCAGACTGGAGGAAATGTGATGCTGTTGCCAGGATCCTGGTGGCCTGTCCTCAACAGTCTGCCTCAGCGGACAGTTATTACAGACAAGTTTGTCCTCAG ATCCTTGACCTCCTGCACTTCAAAGACAAGCCCACAGCTCAACAGTTCCAGCGCGTCTCCACCCAGGTGGTGCTCTCCATGGTGCAGGAGAGGCCCACCTTTGCCCAGCAGTACTTGCTGACACCTCTGCTCACACCTCTCCAGCGCTGCACCAGTGCCTCAT ACCAAGATAATTCACAGGCTGCTGTGGATGAGTGGGAGTTGACGAGGTGCGTGGATGACGTGTACAAG aTCTGGGTAATTGGAAACAGTCCATCAGCCCTTTTACTTAAAGCTCTACAAAAAGTTGTTCCTGTTGTCTTCACACTGTTCTGCTTCACCAAACAGAATGTCTCCCACCTACG CGCCCCCTGCCAGGAGATCTTGCTGTGGTACCTGAGCCACTCTGAAGCATCTCTGTCAGCGCTGAGGCAGCTTTcaggtctgcagcagcaggagaatgaTGTGGTGGCAGGTTTCCACTTCAGCCCAGGCAGTGAAGGAGGAGCCAAGTTCAGGCgcagagagagcagcag TGATGAGGATGATGCTCTGTATGAGAAACTATCAGGAGAGCAGTGGAGACTCGAGTGTCTGATGCATCTGCTGGCTGAACTCAAAGACTCCGAGCTGCCAGGAGACTTCTTCCTGAGCCTACTGGAG gagctgacCAGCTGGACCTCTACAACAgccacagaggaagaagaacaggaGCTGGATGTGTCGGCCATGActctgctggaggtggagcagcagctgtcggGCCGAGCTGCGAGACGGGGTCAGAGGCTTGTTTTGCTTCAGACGCTGGCAGCAGTGGTTGAGTCTCTGCATCACACGGTGCTGCTGAGAAAAATCACACAG GTGTTGGACTTCATTGTTTCGCTGATTCAAAGGGCCTGTATTGATCTGGGTCAGGCCATTGGAAACCCAATAGAGGGCCAGACTCTAAGCATGGCCATGGGATTGGTGGCCACTCTGCTGTCTGGACCTCAG CTCAGTGCAGAAGACTATTGCGCCATGTCGAGGCTGCTCCTGCCATTGGAGACGCTGGCACAGCAGCACTCGGATGTGGTCGTCCAGGAGCTGGCGTCCAGCCTCAGAACTGTCATTGCCACCCATGGCGCCTACCAGCCTGCAAacctcagtgctgcagctcagtcctCCAAAAACCATGAGCCCTTGAAGAATGATAATGAATTTTccaagaaaaagcaaaaactaCAAACTGGAGCAAGCAACGCAAGGAATAATCCTCCTTTATCCTCGCTGGGCAATAATTCACCTGGAGGACCTGCATCAGAAATGAATGTACCAGATGAAGGGAGGACTAGGGTCCATGAATCGCCTGCTAAGCCTTTTTCTGAGTGGCTGCTGGATGCATGTCACCCGGATGTGCCAACTAGAGCCTTTGCTTTAAGAATTCTTACCCAGAGGGTTCAAAGCAGAGAACCAGAAGCCGTCCAAGCCCAGGAGACAGTGTTCAAG ctctTCTTAGAAAACCTGGAGCATGAAGACTCATTTATTTACCTGTCAGCTATTCAAG GGCTGGCCGTTCTGGCTGATTCCTACCCTGAGAGCATCCTGACAAGGCTACTGAGAGACTTCCAACATGGCCCCTCGCTCCCTACATCTGACAAGGAGCACTCGCTGGAGACCCGTCTCAAAGTGGGAGAAGTCCTGATGCGGGCAAGCAGAGCCATGG GTGAACTGACGCCCCACCTCGGCCGTCCTCTGATTAGCATCTTTCTCCAAGGGACCAAGGACCCAGACCAGAGTGTTCGTGCCAGCAGTTTATCAAATCTTGGGGAGCTGTGTCAGAGACTGGATTATGCCTTAGGACCACTGGCTCAAGAG ctaTGCTCCTGCCTGATGGCGGTGataaagacagagaaggaggcagaggtgagGAGAGCTGCTGTCCATGTCATCGCCTCGCTGCTTCGAGGACTTGGTGACAAAACCACCCAG GTTCTCACAGATGTTCTGCTGGATCTGTACCGGGCTCTAAAATGGGCCATTCGCTGTGACCCAGATGAAGTGGTGGTGCTGCATGCCCAGCTGGCTCTGGAGGAGCTCGATGGCGTCATGAAGAGGCTCATCTTTCCTcaacagaagctggagaagaagaTCGTCGTCCTGCCGTAG
- the cry2 gene encoding cryptochrome-2, translated as MVVNSVHWFRKGLRLHDNPALQEALNGADTVRCVYILDPWFAGAANVGINRWRFLLEALEDLDNSLKKLNSRLFVVRGQPTDVFPRLFKEWKVTRLTFEYDPEPYGKERDGAIIKMAQEFGVETVIRNSHTLYNLDRIIEMNNNNPPLTFKRFQTMVSRLELPRRPLMPVTQQQMEKCCTQIADNHDQLYSIPSLEELGFKTEGLPPAVWHGGESEALDRLNKHLDKKVWVANLEHSRVNTCSLYASPTGLSPYLRFGCLSCRVLYYNLRELYMKLRKRCSPPMSLFGQLLWREFFYTAATNNPNFDRMEGNPICVQIPWDQNPEALAKWAEGRTGFPWIDAIMTQLRQEGWIHHLARHAVACFLTRGDLWISWESGMKVFEELLLDADWSVNAGSWMWLSCSAFFQQFFHCYCPVGFGRRTDPTGDYIRRYIPILKDYPNRYIYEPWNAPESVQKAANCVVGVDYPKPMINHAESSRLNIERMKQVYQQLSHYRGLSLLASVPTIQEEAEPPMTDESQTSSGPDSPHRGPNDCEETGCSMAPDSSTTCPSCCAPPPDPEETLCTASGSKLNLTAASASLTQATATPLLPASSVRGPLSRAKPSSPSSLCSALSLSSSPSPTQASCSSQRRKGLVRKMRRSQRHRGRQSCATSYREGGGKPEDEEQEEAGGDERMEGDGEQDEERMEEDSTGLNQ; from the exons ATGGTGGTAAACTCAGTGCACTGGTTTCGGAAAGGTCTGCGTTTGCACGATAATCCGGCGTTACAGGAGGCCTTGAATGGAGCAGACACAGTGCGCTGTGTTTATATCCTGGACCCTTGGTTTGCTGGCGCCGCTAACGTTGGAATCAACAGATGGAG GTTCCTGCTGGAGGCTCTGGAGGATCTGGACAACAGTCTGAAGAAACTTAACTCCAGATTGTTTGTGGTCAGAGGGCAGCCTACTGATGTTTTCCCAAGGCTTTTTAAG GAATGGAAAGTGACTAGGTTAACATTTGAATATGACCCAGAGCCCTATGGAAAGgaaagagatggagccatcattAAGATGGCCCAAGAGTTTGGGGTGGAGACCGTCATCAGGAATTCACAcaccctctacaacttggacaG GATAATTgagatgaacaacaacaaccctcCTCTGACCTTTAAGCGGTTTCAGACTATGGTGAGCCGCCTGGAGCTGCCACGCAGACCTCTGATGcctgtgactcagcagcagatggagaagtGTTGCACTCAGATCGCTGATAACCATGACCAACTGTACAGTATACCTTCACTGGAGGAACTGG GTTTCAAGACCGAGGGTTTACCTCCTGCTGTGTGGCACGGAGGAGAATCAGAGGCTCTGGACAGACTCAACAAACATCTGGACAAGAAG GTGTGGGTGGCAAACCTCGAGCACTCCCGGGTCAACACCTGCTCTCTGTATGCCAGCCCCACCGGCCTCAGTCCCTACCTGCGCTTTGGCTGTCTGTCCTGTAGGGTTTTGTACTACAACCTCAGGGAGCTCTACATGAAG CTCCGGAAGCGCTGCAGTCCTCCTATGTCTCTTTTTGGCCAGTTGTTATGGAGGGAATTCTTCTACACAGCTGCCACAAACAACCCAAACTTTGACCGCATGGAGGGAAACCCCATCTGTGTTCAG ATCCCATGGGACCAAAATCCAGAGGCACTGGCCAAGTGGGCTGAAGGTCGGACTGGTTTTCCCTGGATCGACGCCATCATGACCCAGCTCAGGCAGGAAGGTTGGATCCACCACTTGGCCCGTCATGCCGTGGCCTGTTTCCTCACCAGGGGAGACCTGTGGATCAGCTGGGAGAGTGGCATGAAG gTGTTCGAGGAGCTGCTCCTGGATGCAGACTGGAGCGTGAATGCCGGCAGCTGGATGTGGTTGTCCTGCAGTGCCTTCTTCCAGCAGTTCTTCCACTGTTACTGCCCTGTTGGCTTTGGAAGGAGAACCGACCCAACAGGAGACTATATCAG GCGTTACATTCCCATCCTGAAGGACTACCCCAACCGCTACATATATGAGCCGTGGAACGCACCCGAGTCCGTGCAGAAGGCCGCCAACTGTGTGGTGGGAGTGGATTACCCCAAACCTATGATCAACCATGCTGAGAGCAGCCGGCTCAACATTGAGAGGATGAAGCAAGTTTACCAGCAACTCTCCCATTACAGAGGACTTA GTCTGTTGGCATCAGTACCAACaatccaggaggaggcagagccacCGATGACTGATGAGTCGCAGACCAGCAGTGGCCCTG ACTCTCCTCATCGAGGTCCCAACGACTGTGAGGAAACTGGCTGCTCCATGGCTCCTGATTCTTCCACAACCTGTCCCTCCTGCTGTGCTCCACCTCCAGACCCAGAGGAAACACTCTGCACCGCCTCAGGCTCAAAGCTCAACTTAACGGCTGCTTCCGCCAGCCTGACTCAAGCCACAGCCACTCCACTCTTACCAGCCTCATCAGTCAGGGGCCCTCTTTCTAGAGCCAAaccttcctccccttcctctttgTGTTCTGCCCTGTCTCTGTCCTCGAGCCCATCCCCAACTCAGGCCTCTTGTTCGAGTCAAAGGAGGAAGGGCCTTGTCCGCAAGATGCGGCGCAGCCAGAGGCACCGTGGGCGACAGAGCTGTGCTACATCATATAGGGAGGGTGGGGGAAAAccagaggacgaggagcaggaggaagcaggaggggatgagaggatggagggTGACGGTGAGCAGGATGAAGAGAGAATGGAAGAGGACTCAACGGGACTAAACCAGTGA